The Prunus dulcis chromosome 5, ALMONDv2, whole genome shotgun sequence genomic sequence gggactttaatttgtgcagtgtattatcaatgtatccaacttgcaatctgtaaaatttgcgtTAATAATttatggatacatacaagccattctttttggaacagacttatctccccatttggttacctttcaagataaaatatcaaataagtatataagcataaaataacgcaagtattgcttacatccttaggggGGAGAAACTCTTCTCAAGTATTATTCAAGctcgtatcggcccagtaaatataatgtagcgcttgatgatctagttatatcctgcaagagcaaaaatcacaatttttctctctgtcaaaaaaaaacaaataaccctcagagttaggagCACcgcatggattctttcttcggatgttcgttctaaagaaataaaatcccttatgaacagagagttataaaaagaaagaaaagatacaaaaattgtgatattgattgcaaggtaaggtaagcaatcaaggaagggaGCTGatgggagcagaaaacaagctctcaattcccttagtctagaaggacctcaggagattagagcataaggccaccttcacagttccctaatgtagcggaaacgtgatcagggatagtctcgcttcctgaatggatgatcatagatagtcttgcttctcgggcatattgagtgctcATTGATAAGAAAAACGAGTAGATAtagcatcactaggtatggagaaaactggatgtcttctgcaaagaaaatttcgttagtagcacatttatacacaaataagaggaataggtagaaccggtgaatttcaaattaaccataggaaaattgcgagattctcggggtgcttttgaaaaaatagctccgtgaaatccgcaaagcaagatcggctttgaggaaaataatacttgaaaacgccgaaagtgccgacaggcattattagaAGCCGCGTGAAGTTTTGAaatctgggaaagaaaaagataatatggggatccgagaagatattgggatcctggaaatgttCCACATTTTCGTATATAGATATTGTcttttgcaaaacttgattggagcaactgcgtttcaactcaacttccttcattttctgaaactttagtttttgtaagactttcgtcgaaaccttcttaaaatggcttcttcttcttcctgcccaaattatttcaatttaaattatgctcctacaacaaccagtgacgccaaagtttggcgtccatcctttgtatcccaaaatcgtcatctcacaattaatgattctgtgatgatgaatgatgctactactgtcatagtagctaagaatttcattactccaatggatgaaatactCTTAACAGgaaggtctgaggaagaggctattgatgactcaatggcttctagcattcagagtgctgcttctgtttctaacatggctgattgtttgcgtgctagagcaaacaAGGTTCAGAatctaacaactgaaaattcgtctcttcaaagaatgcttcatgagtctcaacaggaggttgagaaacttaaaggagagaataatgccttgttgaaactggtgagttcgtactccattgatacactgagaaggctagacatgctgcaggtctccaatgaaagaattttgggagaccacgagaggctcctggctaagcttaagaggcgtcgtcctcttccttcagaggcttccagaacataatgtaattttatagattttacagggcctgcaccttcattgcaggtggaaaaaatctataTGTTGTATGCTCCTTttctgttataataattgcgcacgttcttaaacttgcacctgtggtttttacgtctttttaaaatggtcatgaaatatgaattgagtaaagaccacgataatatcgcaatatagtagtgaagaacattaactactatatacccacaacttcaagtttaagatctctcatatatttggatccatgggcttccggcccagatataacaaaatatgtggggagcctcaattcatcatttgaagtttatactgatattatctaTTTCGCGGTGTATTTTTAACAAccgaaattcacaaaatatatttcttccttgaggtgtcgattataacataatcgaactttattaaattcatcattctcttatgccaaagaaatatgtggtgtactacaatttgcaataatacctcaaatgttgtccatttaactgttggaactttaggttctcaacactgttagattttgaacttcaggccaaaatcacatattctcatggtatggacattcttacaattttatgtacatatttcgggacttcaaacccgtacataattgtccatattttgaggaacttctggcatctcatttaattgctcatccatgagtttaaggaactgcaggttcccttttgtatatagtgacggtttacccaaaatggttaatatttatgtatacgtcactattcatatatccggtactattcatcaagtcatgaatacgtatctattcatgtgtacagtacatTTGTCAGTACAGTTATCatccatgtgtacggcactatgAACCAATATGGTACGGTTACATGATTAAGGAACCtcaggtccttatttacatgtcagggatcaaggacccttaagtccaatcacatgtttacaaatatagtactggagagactgccagctctcatattaatatcatcatcaaggatcttcaagtcctgatgtaattgtatgatgaagatcaaggaacttctggtcctgatctgcatactgtaaaaactcatcatacagcgcaattaatccataaaataaattactggtaataaattactggtatggacgataaacccgcaccatactttaagtaaatgtaaatgtgcggtaaaataaattcataaattaaattgcttgctgtatggacgttaatcccgcaccataccttaaataaaattagatgtgcagtaaagtaatttcataaagtatgagggttaattccacatcatactttaagtaaaagtaaatttgcgataaagtaaacgtgcttgtatgggcactaattctgcttcatacatttaaataaaagtaaaggcgtggacgataaacccgcaccacccttttaaatagatactgttgtatgggtaataaacctacaccatacagtaaataatgtacagtaaagtaatttcataaagtatgagggttaattccacatcatactttaagtaaaagtaaatttgcgataaagtaaacgtgcttgtatgggcactaattctgctccatacttttaaataaaagtaaaggcagtTATGTGGACGATAAACACGCGCcacacttttaaataaatattatcgTATGAGTAATAAACCTATACCATACAGCAAATAAATTGTgtcgtatgggtaataaacctactccatatagtaaataaaataaatgtggggataaaaccaccacaaaaaatataagaggGTGAAACCGTCCATAGAATTACTATATAAATAGATTATATAGAGTATATAATAGGCAAGCGAAGGAAACTAGTGCATGATAGATAAATATCACGCTTGCTCTGCCTTTCCACTTGTAACCAGCACACCAGAGAAAGCTGTGTGGACGAGAACAAAAGGTACCAATAATCTTCAGCACACAAAGTTGTGCCCTTGCTGTAGCCAACTTATAAACTGTTAGCTCTACCCACCAAAATTGatcatataataatataatattattatactaATATATTAGTTTGAAAGCTAGACATATCATgttggcttttcttctttccactTGCAATTAAGTTGAACTTGTTGTgtagagaaataataaaataatagaaagcATAAGGAGCAACATATCCTTTCGgtgttgtttctttttgaccaaatttgcaatcaaaGCCCAAGCAAAGCCACCctcatcttctttttccttattgGTCTTCGCTTTACTGTTGGATTTACCAGAATAGAGAATCCAACCCATGTTTGTTTATATACACTCTTATTTCTCTTTGCGAAGCCAAAGACTCGGAGAGAAAGCAGGAGACCACTATCCACAGCACAGAGACTAAAAGATAAACAATCAACCCTCCCCAACTCCCAAAcaacccaaaagcaaaaaccCAACACGAGCAGCAAACTGATAGAGAGAGCTTGCAGCCCCTTGTAACTTTGTATGTTGAAAGTTCATAACTTTGTAGAGGCCAAGGCGCTGGAAATGATGGAGCAAGAAGGGCTGCATCTATTGGCAGAATCGGCGCCGTGCTTGCTGATCGACAGCTACAGAAAGACCAGGGGTTGAAGCCTCGAGGCTTCCTGCTCCAGGAGCCTCAGCCGGAGGCGCAGGTGGGCTGTCCAAATCAAGGGTGGGAGCAGCTGCCGGGTACTTGTGCTTGGTCGGAGTTGCAGTTGATGGTGAAGTAGTGGGTGTTTGTTTCCTCAAATGGGTTGGCTTCAATTTTGACTGGTTGAGTCTTTATGAAGCAGAGCACGTTGGCGCATTTGCTCTGAAGCTGATGAAAAGGTTAAGGCTTTCTTGGTTAATTcagtttgaaatttgaatcaatacaagaagaagacgaagtaGTAGTGGTAGTATGAGAAGCTTGAATTATGCTCAGGGCCCACTGGAATATGGAGAAGAACTGAAGACCCATGAGAAGTTTTGTGAACCAAGTCTGGTTCTTGAATTTGTGAAGTGGGTTATctaggaaaacaaaagaaaatcccACCAAGCCTCTGCTTGAGTTTTTGCAAGGTGGTCTGTTCTGGTGTTGATTAGAAGAACTCAGCAGGTATTTTGGAGAtattcgtgctgataacgtgttataaattaaagagaaattggagagggAATTGAGATAGAGAAAGCATAGAAATCTGATGTTTCTCATTTATTCATTTCTGTCCTCTACAACAAAGGAGGAAGCCCACTTATATGCAAATTCTGTTGGCTTCCTGTGAATATGCAATGACATGGATTCCACTTCCACAATACTTTCATTATGATGTTCTTCAATCAATTAGGTAGTGGGCTCTACCATTTTAGGATCCATCTTTGACTTTACAACAGTTGGcatttttttctgttttttttttttttgggtccggccaataatattattttgggcCGGAAAATGAAGTAAAGGACCAAATGTAAATACAGAATTGGAATGTGCTTTTGGGCTTGTAAGTGGTAGAGGTGGATCATAATATTGAAGTAGCCCAAACTGTTGATTTTGGGCGAGTGAACCGGTTCCGAAACCATGGCCGACCCTCTCAGTCTTCTTTGCTTTAGCAACTTATGCTTTGCTTGCTTGGTGATTAAGCCTAACTAAGGCAAAGCGGCAGCCAGAGCAGCATCATTCAGATTCAGAAGAAGTAGCAAGTAATTAAGTAAGCCTCAGCCTCGCAAACAAATATCAAAGCGAAGCAATCGAATTtgacaaagagagagagaaacagtgAGAGATCGCGAAATGGCGTTGCAGTGGATGATACTGACGTACGTGGTGGCAGCAGAGGCAGCCTTGGCCTTCATCTTAACCCTTCCTGCTCCCAAGCTCTTGAAGAATCAATTCGTGTCGTTGGTCTCTCTCATCCTCCAACCTGCCCTCTTTATCGTTCCATTCGCCGGCTTTCAGCTCCTtggtttgtttcttcttcttattcgattttatttgattttattccTAGGGCATACCATACCATAGCAACAATCTAGCATCGGATTTTCCATTTTGGGTAATGGATTACCAATTGATCTTTGACTTGGCTCTTTCttactttctcttttcttttaaattctGTGTAGATATATATTGGAAGAATGAGCACCGCCTGTCCTGCACCTCTGAGATCTGCACCGCTGCTGAGCGTGACCGCTATGAGAAATCCGTCAGTTTCTAACTagtactctctctctcgttttaatttcttatgtgATTCTAATCTTTAATCAAGTTGATGATGCCTGCAACTCTTCAGCATGCTAAAATGAATTTATCAAAAATGAAATCATataacaaaaggaaaattacaTTTTGAGCACCCACTGATGTCTCCAATTCCCATTCACTATACTGTTTAACAAATTTATTATAGAATAACAGCATTAcaaattcatatttatttttctcaaaatcatAATGCTCAATGACACACATAcctgtttcttaattttgtccTCTAAAATTCTTACATATTCGGCATTGGATTGTCTCGTTTCTTCGACTTTTCTTTAGGATGGTATCTTGAAGTCTCATAATTATTTCTGTCTTTAtgtattgaaaattttctgcTCTTTATTATCTTTAAgactttctttgtttttgggtatttGCGGATGAGGGTGAAACAAGGATTTGTGCTTGTGGAAATATTCTGGTAGGATATCAATTGAGTGTATTTGGAAGATACTCTCTACTTTTGCGCTGTACATTTCATGAAAAACATGATATGTGGTTCAGTTCTTATATGTTGCAAGTTGCAGCATATGTAGCTGTGGGATGTCTAATGATTGCACAATGAGCCCTCTGCCAATCAAGAGAAATGGAAGATTCAAGTTCtatctacatatatatttacacTTTAAATTCTATTATTCTTGACACCTTTGTTGCGGAAAATATGTCATGCAGATCTACAAGGCTCAAAGGAATGTAATTCTTTGCGCTTCAGCATGTCTGCTTTACTGGTATGTTGGCTAGAGATCATCAAATGACctcatctttttgttttatttctttacaagtttaaacaaataaaaaacttgaAGGTCTTTACTATATTTCTGGTCATTTGATAGTAATCTACAAATGTTGGGCGCAGGTGTCTTGTTCGCATATGCAAATATTACAAGGACATTCAGAATTTGGAAGAAGTTGAGAAGAGGTGCAAGGAGGAGTAGCTTTTCCCAGATAGGCTTTTGTTTGGGAGTAGAAACAACCGagttcatatattttttttttcatcataaaTGGGAAACCGATGTGACTTCTAGTAATATTGTAGTGTCTTCACTTTGTGTGGTTAATTTGTTAGTCATCATCTAGTATGTGTTTCTTTCACCTTTTTCTCGTAGCAAGCTCAAATATACATTTTGTTGTCAACTATATATGAAAAGCAAGAGAATTATTATTACTGCTAAGAGATTTGGCCATGGCCGGTCTATTTATCCTTGTTTGAATATATGAATTCCAATCTCCCTTGATTTGTTGAGAATCAAGGATGGTTGCGTGCCATGAATTCCAAGCGTGAGTTGAGATACTTATCCCAGCCTAGAATGTGCGAGCCTTTACATGGTCTTCATTTCATTGGCGTATGTTTTGCTTCAAGTTTTGTTTATACTTGATCTTAGATTCATAGTCATACATACCAAAGAATTCAATAGTTGAAATGAGGTCTTCCATTGCGATAGTCTTGAGTGACCAAGTCTATATCCAAATTGGGAATTTAGTCATCTGTTTACGTACGTATGGCTCGGCTTTTCAAATTTTCGAGTATTGGGAATGATTTGGTATGAATTGCAGCGCAAAATTGGTTTCACATACGCCTGCATTGATCACCCAACCGTCTCCATCTGAACACCCCGATGGAGGGGGGTTTAGTATTTGCAGTAGGATTTGATCCACATTGACCCATCATTCACACGCTTTCATTTCACGACAATTGCCCTTCAAATTTCTCAAGAATAATAATGCATTAATTCAGGCATGATAATCAAAGCACATATCTGATTCTCGAACAAAAGCATCATCAAGTCAAGGATAAGGCAAATTTCTCAAGAGGGTATTCGTATGGGCTtaagaataaattaaaaaatgaatcaaGTCAAGAACTAAGCACACATTTTCTTTCTCGAATTATAGGGTTTTCTTTAACATTTTTGGGAAGACTTAAGggattaaataaacaaataaaatagtcTTAATAATCGGATTTTGCCAAGTGAGATCATACCTCCAAACAATGGAACTaacccaagttttgggcttgTATTATATAAGCAGAATAAGACTGCTCTCCTACTGTTTTCCCACTTCCCACATGGAGGAGGGGCTAACTAGTTGAAAAGATTGAAAACGAAAACACATTCTAAATGTGCAATACTTTTGACAGCTTGTcgtttgtttttgggttttggtagCTAGCATACAAGCATCTATGAAGTGGCCATGTCCTTATTAGACGAATAAGTTTGGGACGTTTTGGTTAGTTTTTGAAGAGGTGCATAAAATGAGCTTGAGTCGGTACCAACAAGTTGACAATCCCTCCCGGGTCCTAACCAAAAGGATGTATGTTGAATGTTGATTATCATTGCATGATGCATgtggaattttattttctaaagcATGTTTGGAATGGAACACACATCAATCCCATCCATCACTGCCTGATGACTTAGATTGATATAAGCTATAAAAATGTCAAGGGCCAAGCCAACTTGTTTGACATCTCAAGCAAACAAGCGTTCATATCAAAATACCATTTAAGCTTTATCTACATACACATTGAAATCTCTTTATTCAAACAGACAGACTGAAACATGTGACATCATGTGAAAAGAATGGAATGGAATGGAACTTCTGTTTTCACTTCCCTCTATTCATCTTGCAGTATTGTATTGTATTACAATTACAATTTCAACTTTGGAGAACAAATTAattgatgaaatgaaaatttaagaattatcagaaagaaaagaattcataaattttttctcTGGACGAAGATCAAAATGACCTTCTAATGTTCTTGAAATCTACAGACTCAATGCATTCCAACCCAGCTCTGTAAGGATTCAGGAGTTTCAAAAGCTCAGTTGTCTTCTCCTTTGTGTTGTCATCACCGCAACGAACCTGTAAAACTAACAGGAGCTTCTGAAATGTACCAACTTGAAGGGCCTCAACAAGAACTCTTTCTTCTTGACTGCTTGCACACTTGCACAGCTTCCAAATAGCAGAAATTGAATACTCAGTCGCCATTTCTGATACCCTCAAAATCTTCTTGACCAAGACAGGTATAGTGAGAGCATTAGCATAGGCCTTTTCCCTCCCATCTTGGAAATCGCAAAGACTATCCAAAACACCCAAAGCCCTCTCACATATGCCCCTTTCAGAGTCGACAAGAATTTCCAACAATATGGAAACTAAACCCATCTCCAGAAATGCTGATTTGATCTTCTCACTAgatttagaagaagaagatgatgatgatgatgatgaaaccAAGTAGAAGACCACCATCAGAGAAGCCTTGGTAATCGTCGGAGAAATTTTCTCTCTGATGAAGTCGAAAAGTACCTCATTCACTCCACCAATCTCCGCCAACGCATCAACATGTTTATTCCGGTCATGGCAAGCAAGAAGCTCTTTCAATGCTAAAATAGCATTTTGCTTTACTGAAAGATCATCACTCATCTTGAGAAACCAAACCATGCCGTGCAACGAAGCCTGAGACCCCAAGTATTTGTGGGCTTCCTCATCGAAAGCTGGAAGCATCCAACTCAGCGCAGACAATATCTCTTCACAAACGGTGGCATTTCTCTTTATGCAATCAGTTGCAAAAGAATCAAAGGCACCAGCTAGAACAGAGGCCGTCCCATTCTCCGAGATGCACCGCTTGTTGCGTTCGCTCTCAGCTCCCCACTTCTTGATTTTGTGCACACATTCTAAGCAGCCATGTTGATCCAAACGTCTAGCAGAGGCTCCGATGCTGAAAAGAATCTCAGAGACCTCCATTGGCAAGACAGGAATTCTGGGTGTTGGGACACGTTCGATGCCATAGTGCTTGTTTTGAGTGCACCACTCTTGAATCATTCTTCTGAGACTATGGTTGGGAATCTGATCAAAGTTTCTCAGCACCTGATTTGTTACCGGGCAAGTGAAATTCCCGGCTTCGAGCCACGTGTCAATACTCTGTCGATCGTAGGTTATTCCGGATGACAATGTAACCGGATCCTTCATCAGGTCCAGCGATATTGGGCACAGGAAGTGGTTTGGGATGAGGGCTTCCATGTCTAGGTCCCGGGGCTGCTTTTTCTTGGTGCCGTGGCCTGTTCTCCTTCTTGTCCACCCTAAAACCATTGCTTGCTGATTAGCTAGCACAGATTAAGTTGATCAGAAAAGCAGTGAGAGAAGTTGattcttctgtttttgttggtggtgttttttgtttgtgaaaaAATAGGAGGGGAGGTGATGGTGTTTATATACTAATAATACTATATGTTGTTCCGGCCACAACTTTTCAGGTTTTCATACACGCGGTGTTCAAAGATGAGACCATTTTGCATATGGAGAGAAATGGGAAAGAATTGAATAAGTAAACAAATTGAAGCAGAGGGTTTTAGGAGTAGTACAATTTGAATGTTGACCGTTGAAGCTTTGAAAGTTTTAAAATTAACCGTCAAAAGCGGGGAAGTGGTAAAAGTAAGCTCTTCCTTCATGGGCCTCAAATGTACCAAATAAACGAattatgtttttaaattatgatGAGCTACTTTAAGTATGGGGTTATGTATGAGGATGAGGTTTTGACGCGTTGACCGagattcttttcttcttcttcttccgttttttttttttcttaatctgAAATTCTGAATCAGATATGACGAACAAGACCGATATCCCAGctgttacatttttttttcattttttcttgcaagtcttttaaaaaaaatatatttatttgaaaacgGAAAATTACAAGCGAAGTAAAAACCACCGAAGCACGCAGGCCCAAACAAATCGAAgtaaaagaaagagaacatcaattttttcttgtaaGTCTTCAttggtgtttttttaatttattttttttcttcgtagTATGTAGtaggagaaaaggaaaaacaaaaaagtcaGTCACCTCAACTTTGTAAGAACGAGTCCTAGGCTCCTCCTTATCAGACTCTATCAGCTGCAAAAGGTTTGACTTTGAAGGAGTCGTTGCCCAAAATACCATCCACTACATGCAAATTGCAATACAAACTCCAATGACATTCATTTGGCAAGCAAGTTTCAGTACACGCCCCATTAAAACCCAGGGGGataatttgaataaataaaacattctAACCTAAAAACCTTTACAGCAGTTGCTTTTTATTCATGTTTGAATGCTGTACAGACAAAAACTCCTGTCGAAATGAGCTTATTTTACAAATCAATTTTTAATCATGTACCTAATCAGAAAAGATTGTCAACCAAGCTCGAAAACAAATCCAGCCTAAGTCGAAAACAAATCCAGCctaagaataaaagaaaggaaaagaaagaattgcaGCCTAACTGACTTCACTACCCATCCTTCCATCAGTTAATCAAATGGAAGCACAAGGCCTTCAATCTTTCACTTCACAGTGCTGACTTGCCAGAGCAAGGTAGAATATTGGGTTTATTCTTGCCTGACATAAGGAGAAGAACTCATCTCCGTGCTGTAAAATGAGTCATCCCCATTCATAGCAAAGAAATTATCATTCTTTTCATCATCCCACTTAAGGATCTCCCTTATGTACTTGAATGCCTCATCAACTGAGGTACCCGCTCGAGCTCGGGTCTGCGCCACAAACAACTTCTCACCAGTTATGGATGAATACAGCTCTTTGAATTTCACCGCCACATAATAATATGCTTGCTGTGCCAGAGACTGAATATTACCGTGGGGCTTAACGGGGCTGAAGTCCTGCAACCACTCACAGACAGACAAAGGAACCTGGTTTATCTTGGCTTCGAAGGCATCATACTTGTTCAGCAAGAGCACAAACGGAGTGTTCCTGAAACACGGATGCCTCACCAAACTCTCAAACAAATCTCTGCTTGCCAGCATTTTATTACAAAGAAGACCACTACCCTGGGCCCACATTTGATCATAGTCACTCAATGCGACACAAAATATCACCGCCCTCACATCTTCAAACATTTCCAGCCATTTGCAACCATCATTCAATCCTTTGGAATTAATGCGAATGAGTTGATACCTGAGACAAGACTCAACCTAGTGAGCAACAGATTTATGGTTTTCATCGGaagcaacaaaaaagaagaagcaagagCACAAGATAGAAAGCACTCGATTGAAGGTGAAAGGATGAAGATTTTACTTGGTCAAGGGAGGGGGGCATTCATAGTTTTCATTGTATAGCTCAGACATAGCACTTCTatcatcaaaagaaaattccataAAGGCAAGCCCATTGCTTTGAGTAACTCCCTCAGCATATAAAATGTCATTCTCGGAAGGCTCATACTCGTTACTTGATATTTCTATAGCCTGTTGAAAATGAAACACCAAACATCCGTGAGGATAACAACTGAAGTTTGGAAATTTAGTTGTACtaacggaaaaaaaaaaatgcaatccAAGCTGCTTTGAAATTTCTCCATTTATTTACCAACCAATGGAACCACATTTATGCCAACTTACCTAATAttaatttaagtaaatgtgGAAGACCATTAACtaaatttgaaaataccaTTAGAGGAATAATACCAATTCAACAAATCTGATCTTTCAAAcagaaatatgaaatttgataaTCCAGTCTACTCTtactaaattaatatttatttaataccCTGCATTCTGAATAGAGGATTCCTTTcagaacaaaacaagaaagacCATAAAACTAAAGCTGTCTGTCAGTGTCGCACGAAGTATTCCTGGCAATTTTGATCAGCAATCCTACTGATGGATGGATGATCAAACCATAACCTTACCCAGACTTGGGTTAGACTCGTAAAgaactaaataaaaataatgcagTGGAGGTAAGTTGATGAGTACTAACACAAGAAATGAGAGATAATAAGAAAGTGGGAAGTCAAAGCAATCAAGAATTTAGTAAGGACATGTAATGTAAAATGATCACAAGAATGAGTTAAAAGATCTAAAATGGAgcaaaataaaagattaaTCTGAATAAAGTTGGAACCAAAAGATGCAAGGCCAAAACGAGGAATGACTAACCCGATCTAAGAAATATTTGGCAACTTCAGGAAGGCAATGTAATTCCTCCCTCCTCTTGTATGTTTCCTGGATAGCAGAATCTTTCCATACTTCATCTACAATAGGAGCATACTCACGTGTAGCAGCAGGGAAGAATGCATCCAAGTCTCCCGTTGCCATGATATCCAGTAACCAGTCAGAAAAGTGCTTGAACCTTTGGTTGATTGCATAGATGCATTGTTCACTTTCATCAACTACTGTTTCACACAAAGTCATTTCACAGTCAACCACTGCTTAAGGTTCATTCATGCCTACAAGCAGAAAACCAAATAAGCAAAATGTTCTATATCTCTAATAACATGTTGAATTCCTCTTCAATCAGTAGGAAATTCATATTAATGACAATGGGACGTTATTTATTTGATGTTTACAATTAGGTTagacagtcccgatctcttggactacaggggtctacgagatttgtggtcatttaccgttggatgtaaattcaacggttcactcactcttgcactccttttaagaaacttttttgaaccattggattaatatccaacggtgggtggcCACAAcatcttggactcctgtggtccaagagatcggaaCTGTTAGGTTAGATATAACATGAAATTTCATCAACACTGACCCC encodes the following:
- the LOC117627917 gene encoding U-box domain-containing protein 21-like, with amino-acid sequence MVLGWTRRRTGHGTKKKQPRDLDMEALIPNHFLCPISLDLMKDPVTLSSGITYDRQSIDTWLEAGNFTCPVTNQVLRNFDQIPNHSLRRMIQEWCTQNKHYGIERVPTPRIPVLPMEVSEILFSIGASARRLDQHGCLECVHKIKKWGAESERNKRCISENGTASVLAGAFDSFATDCIKRNATVCEEILSALSWMLPAFDEEAHKYLGSQASLHGMVWFLKMSDDLSVKQNAILALKELLACHDRNKHVDALAEIGGVNEVLFDFIREKISPTITKASLMVVFYLVSSSSSSSSSSKSSEKIKSAFLEMGLVSILLEILVDSERGICERALGVLDSLCDFQDGREKAYANALTIPVLVKKILRVSEMATEYSISAIWKLCKCASSQEERVLVEALQVGTFQKLLLVLQVRCGDDNTKEKTTELLKLLNPYRAGLECIESVDFKNIRRSF
- the LOC117628080 gene encoding uncharacterized protein LOC117628080; this encodes MALQWMILTYVVAAEAALAFILTLPAPKLLKNQFVSLVSLILQPALFIVPFAGFQLLDIYWKNEHRLSCTSEICTAAERDRYEKSIYKAQRNVILCASACLLYWCLVRICKYYKDIQNLEEVEKRCKEE